The sequence GCCATGTCGCCGCCGAGCACGGTGATGCTGCCGCGCTGGATCACGCGCGAGCCAGCCACCAGGGACAGGAGGCTCGATTTTCCGACGCCGTCGGGTCCGATCAGGCCGACCACGCAGCCGGACGGAATATCCAGCGTGATTTCCTGCAGCGCCGCGACCGCCCGATAGGTCTGGCCGACGCCCTGCAGCCGGACGACCGGCTCGGGCGGCGCTCCAGGCTTCATTGGAGCAGGTTTCCCTGTAGCGCGGCAGGCCACTCGGCCTTTGGATCCAGCTTGACATAGGCCGTGCCGGGAAGGCCGGTCTTCACATGCTGGATATATTTGCGCAGCAGCTCCGGCTCGATCCTGGCCTTGACGCGGAACATCAGCTTCTGCCGCTCCTCCTCCGTCTCGACCGTCTTGGGCGTGAACTGCGCCACGTCGGCAACATAGGTGGCCTTGGCCGGTATGACGTATTGCGGCGCGGCATCCATGATCAGCCGGACCTCGCTGCCGATCGCCACGCGCCCCGCCTCCGCGGTGGGCAGGAAGAAGGTCATATAAACGTCTTCGAGATCGACGAGGTTGATCACCCTGCCCCCGCTGCCCAGCACCTCGCCGGGTTCGGCCACGCGATATTGAACCCGCCCGTCGCGCGGCGAGCGGAGGATCGCATCGTCGATTTCCGTGTCGATCGCCTCGGTGGCGGCGCTGGCCGCTTCCCGCGCCGCCTGCGCGTCGACGACCAGCGCCCTCGCGGTATTGATCGCCGCGTCGCTGGCTACCAGCTGCGCTTCGGCGGCGGCCACCGCCGCGGCGGCGCCGCGTTCGGCCGCCCTGTCATCGTCCAGGGTCTGCTGCGAGATCGTGTTGCTGGCGGCGAGCTTCTCCGAACGCTTGAACCGCTGCTCCGCCGCATCGCGCTCGGCCTGCCTCTGGCTGAGGACGGCTTCAGCGGTCTTCTTCTCGGCCTGCCGCTGGGTGACCAGCAGATTGGCGGTATCCACGGCGATCCGGGAGCGCTGCAGCTGGGCCTCGGCTTCGCGACGCTTGGCCTGCAGCTGGGCCGTGTCCATGCGCGCCAGCACGTCGCCGGCCTTCACGAAGTCGCCCTCCTCCGCCAGGATCTCCTTGATGCGGCCGGGCGACTTCGCCGAAATGTCGATTTCAACCGCTTCGATGCGGCCATTCGCGCTCGCTATGCCTGCGGGCAAGGCACCGTTGTGAGATCGTTGCCAAGCATAAAACGCGATTCCGGCGAGCACCACCAGCAGACCCACGATCAGCCAGTTGCGTTTGGCATGGCTCATACTGGAATTGTCATGGCCTCGCGGACATGCCCCCTCGAAACGGCCTGAACAAGACGGAGAGGTACCTCTCCCGATCTGTCATCCCGAACGCTTCCTCTTCACGAGATCAGCGATGGGTGCTCAGAGGTGAAATACATCTACTCCGAACGCACTACAGAGACTGGAATAATTGCCTGAACGAAGCCTGCGAAAGCAGTGGTTGTTTTTTGCCAGCACAAGCCGGGGTTGCGCCCTCGGGTAATCT is a genomic window of Kaistia defluvii containing:
- a CDS encoding HlyD family secretion protein, whose translation is MSHAKRNWLIVGLLVVLAGIAFYAWQRSHNGALPAGIASANGRIEAVEIDISAKSPGRIKEILAEEGDFVKAGDVLARMDTAQLQAKRREAEAQLQRSRIAVDTANLLVTQRQAEKKTAEAVLSQRQAERDAAEQRFKRSEKLAASNTISQQTLDDDRAAERGAAAAVAAAEAQLVASDAAINTARALVVDAQAAREAASAATEAIDTEIDDAILRSPRDGRVQYRVAEPGEVLGSGGRVINLVDLEDVYMTFFLPTAEAGRVAIGSEVRLIMDAAPQYVIPAKATYVADVAQFTPKTVETEEERQKLMFRVKARIEPELLRKYIQHVKTGLPGTAYVKLDPKAEWPAALQGNLLQ